From a region of the Dunckerocampus dactyliophorus isolate RoL2022-P2 chromosome 20, RoL_Ddac_1.1, whole genome shotgun sequence genome:
- the LOC129172833 gene encoding ictacalcin-like, with translation MSQIQQAMVLLIDCFQKYAGKEGDKNTLSKGELKELLQHELGGPLGKANDKAAIDRIFKDLDINKDNSVDFREYVNLVACLTQLCFEYFTTAK, from the exons ATGTCTCAAATTCAGCAGGCCATGGTTCTCCTCATCGACTGCTTCCAGAAGTACGCCGGCAAGGAGGGCGACAAGAACACTCTGAGCAAGGGAgagctgaaggagctgctccaGCATGAACTCGGAGGGCCCCTGGGG AAAGCCAACGACAAGGCGGCCATCGATCGCATCTTCAAGGACCTGGACATCAACAAAGACAACAGCGTGGACTTCAGGGAATATGTCAACCTGGTCGCTTGCCTCACTCAGTTGTGCTTTGAGTACTTCACCACCGCAAAATAG